One stretch of Jiangella gansuensis DSM 44835 DNA includes these proteins:
- a CDS encoding sugar ABC transporter ATP-binding protein, with protein MTVDGQPLLSVRQVRKAYGGVVALSSADLVVRPGEIHGLVGANGAGKSTLVKILSGVIRRDAGTVEVHGSPVEVRNPREAADAGLATVFQDPAVVPDLTLGQNLALVGLTPDDVWPWLEELRLSTLDPAAMAKDVPLSVLRLFDLARALARDPQLLLLDEITAALPGDQVELVLALMSQWRERGRSVLFITHRLRELQRMCDQATVLRDGRRVATLVPAEGTEQDLVQAMLGEAAPTRAVAEARSRPSGAARAVFEARELSSLDYLKGVSFTVSAGEVLGLVALEGQGQDRLFEVLSGDLPADGGQVVVDGEVVRPRSPYDMVRRGVVLVPADRLHALLPQRSLHENLSSALYNRVARWFRLVGDERHRVAEATERLQIDDRGQREVRQLSGGNQQKVAVGRWLAAGFGTLLCFDPTRGIDVRTKEQLYRLLRELADAGAAVLYYTSEFVEVPQVCDRVLVMYDGRIVDELEPTADEASMLAAAHGLGKATL; from the coding sequence ATGACGGTAGACGGGCAGCCGCTGTTGAGCGTCCGCCAGGTCAGGAAGGCCTACGGCGGGGTCGTGGCCCTCTCCTCGGCCGACCTGGTGGTTCGGCCGGGTGAGATACACGGCCTGGTGGGCGCCAACGGAGCGGGCAAGAGCACACTGGTCAAGATCCTCTCCGGCGTGATCCGGCGCGACGCCGGCACGGTGGAGGTGCACGGCTCGCCGGTGGAGGTGCGCAACCCGAGGGAGGCGGCTGACGCCGGCCTGGCGACGGTGTTCCAGGACCCGGCGGTGGTGCCCGACCTGACGCTGGGGCAGAACCTGGCGTTGGTCGGGCTCACCCCGGACGACGTGTGGCCATGGCTCGAGGAGCTGCGGCTCAGCACGCTGGATCCGGCCGCAATGGCCAAGGACGTGCCGCTGTCGGTCCTGCGGCTGTTCGATCTGGCGCGGGCGTTGGCGCGCGATCCCCAACTGCTGCTGCTGGACGAGATCACCGCAGCGCTTCCGGGTGACCAGGTGGAACTCGTGTTGGCGCTGATGTCGCAGTGGCGCGAACGGGGCCGGTCGGTGTTGTTCATCACCCATCGGCTGCGCGAGCTGCAGCGGATGTGCGACCAGGCGACGGTGCTGCGCGACGGGCGTCGTGTCGCGACACTGGTGCCGGCCGAAGGCACCGAACAGGACCTCGTCCAGGCGATGCTCGGCGAGGCGGCGCCGACGCGCGCCGTCGCCGAAGCCCGGTCCCGTCCCAGTGGGGCGGCCCGCGCGGTGTTCGAGGCGCGGGAACTGAGTTCGCTGGACTACCTGAAGGGGGTGTCGTTCACGGTATCCGCGGGTGAGGTGCTGGGGCTGGTCGCGCTGGAGGGGCAGGGCCAGGACCGGCTGTTCGAGGTGCTGTCGGGAGACCTCCCCGCTGACGGCGGACAAGTGGTCGTCGACGGGGAAGTGGTGCGGCCGCGGTCACCGTACGACATGGTCCGCCGGGGAGTGGTGCTCGTCCCCGCGGACCGGCTGCACGCGCTGCTGCCGCAACGCTCGCTCCACGAGAACCTGTCCTCGGCGCTGTACAACCGGGTCGCACGGTGGTTCCGGCTGGTCGGCGACGAGCGGCACCGAGTCGCCGAGGCGACCGAACGGCTGCAGATCGACGACCGCGGACAGCGTGAGGTGCGCCAGCTCTCCGGCGGGAACCAGCAGAAGGTCGCGGTGGGCCGCTGGCTGGCCGCGGGCTTCGGCACGCTGCTGTGTTTCGACCCGACCCGCGGCATCGACGTCCGCACCAAGGAGCAGCTCTACCGGCTGCTACGTGAGCTCGCCGACGCCGGTGCGGCGGTGCTGTACTACACCAGCGAGTTCGTCGAGGTCCCGCAGGTCTGCGACCGGGTGCTGGTCATGTACGACGGCCGCATCGTCGACGAGCTCGAGCCCACGGCCGACGAGGCGAGCATGCTGGCCGCAGCCCATGGCCTGGGGAAGGCGACGCTATGA
- a CDS encoding ABC transporter permease, whose protein sequence is MTAPTTERTRADRARSVARRQARRHGWTVGVWLLLVVMLVWYATLIPQFGDFQLTSIAKNSLPTVFLALAQAVIVIAGGIDVGIGALMVLANSVAARLMEGQPFVVTVAIGLGVVVGSALLNGLVGWTIVRSGVPDVVVTLATLFIFTGLALLVLSSPGGGTSPGLRLMFTGSETGVGSNYVPSLLALAIPAIILSWWLTRTRRGLALYAIGSDTSAAFLSGIDVGRAKIRSYAVGGAFAGLAGVALVAISNSGDPRFVNALNGTLNSLAAVVLGGVLLGGGVGSVIGATAAGIMLFTLNPVLTAMGIDPNTAQIVRGALIVAVMMAAGLLEWRRRRRT, encoded by the coding sequence ATGACGGCCCCGACCACGGAGAGGACGCGCGCCGACCGTGCCCGGTCGGTGGCCCGCCGGCAGGCTCGCCGGCACGGCTGGACGGTGGGAGTGTGGCTGCTGCTGGTGGTCATGCTGGTCTGGTACGCGACGCTGATCCCGCAGTTCGGGGACTTCCAGCTCACGTCGATCGCCAAGAACAGCCTCCCGACCGTCTTCCTCGCCCTCGCTCAGGCCGTCATCGTGATCGCCGGCGGCATCGACGTCGGCATCGGCGCGCTGATGGTGCTGGCCAACTCGGTGGCGGCCAGGCTCATGGAAGGCCAGCCCTTCGTGGTGACCGTCGCCATCGGGCTCGGCGTCGTCGTCGGATCGGCGTTGCTCAACGGCCTGGTGGGCTGGACCATCGTGCGGTCCGGGGTGCCCGACGTCGTCGTCACCCTGGCCACGCTGTTCATCTTCACCGGCCTGGCTCTCCTCGTGCTCTCCTCGCCCGGGGGCGGCACCAGCCCCGGCCTGCGCCTGATGTTCACCGGCTCGGAGACGGGGGTGGGTTCCAACTATGTGCCGTCGTTGCTGGCGTTGGCGATTCCGGCGATCATCCTGTCCTGGTGGCTCACGCGGACCAGGCGGGGACTCGCGCTGTACGCGATCGGCAGCGACACCAGCGCCGCCTTCCTGTCCGGGATCGACGTCGGGCGGGCGAAGATCAGGTCCTACGCGGTAGGCGGCGCGTTCGCGGGACTGGCCGGTGTCGCGTTGGTGGCGATCTCCAACTCCGGCGACCCGCGGTTCGTCAACGCCCTGAACGGCACCCTCAACAGTCTGGCCGCTGTGGTGCTCGGCGGCGTCCTGCTCGGCGGCGGCGTGGGCTCGGTCATCGGCGCGACGGCCGCGGGCATCATGCTGTTCACGCTCAACCCGGTCCTCACCGCCATGGGCATCGACCCGAACACCGCGCAGATCGTGCGCGGAGCGCTCATCGTCGCCGTGATGATGGCCGCCGGGCTCCTCGAATGGCGTCGACGGAGGCGCACATGA